Proteins encoded in a region of the Nicotiana tomentosiformis chromosome 9, ASM39032v3, whole genome shotgun sequence genome:
- the LOC117275679 gene encoding probable LRR receptor-like serine/threonine-protein kinase At3g47570, translating into MCIGISPSWVLIAIHCDLKPSNVLLDENMVAHLSDFGILKLLGDDESDLYTKILATLGYIAPEYGLGGLVSTKCDIYSYGIMLMETFTRRKPNDEMFEGDLSLKQWVSCSLPEAIVDVVDANFVTPHDNHLNKKLDCVASIMKVALDCCVESPSRRINMKDVLGMLKKIRIQLLAC; encoded by the exons ATGTGCATTGGAATATCTCCATCATGGGTGCTCATTGCGATTCACTGTGATCTGAAGCCTAGTAACGTCTTGCTGGATGAGAATATGGTAGCCCACCTTAGCGACTTTGGTATTTTAAAACTGCTTGGTGATGATGAGAGTGATTTATACACTAAAATCTTAGCAACGTTGGGTTATATTGCACCAG AGTATGGACTGGGTGGACTGGTGTCAACAAAATGTGATATCTATAGTTACGGGATCATGTTAATGGAAACATTTACAAGGAGAAAGCCTAATGATGAAATGTTCGAGGGAGATCTTAGCTTGAAGCAATGGgtgagttgttcactcccagaGGCAATAGTGGATGTTGTAGATGCCAACTTCGTAACACCACATGATAATCACTTAAACAAGAAGCTAGATTGTGTGGCATCGATCATGAAAGTGGCACTAGATTGCTGTGTTGAATCTCCTTCAAGAAGGATCAACATGAAAGATGTCCTAGGGATGCTAAAGAAGATCAGGATTCAACTTCTTGCATGTTGA
- the LOC138891452 gene encoding receptor kinase-like protein Xa21 codes for MTHTNITTDQLALLSLKSQIISDPSHFLDESWSRATPLCHWVGVTCGFRHHRVKSLNLSNMALTGRIPQDFGNLTFLVSLDLGSNNFYGKLPQEMTRLCRLKFLDLSFNNFGGEVPVWFGFLHQLQFLSLWNNRFIGSIPSSFANISTLESLDLRSNSIEGQLPKEIGNLKNLRLLGFTKNKLTGSIPVSLSNATRLETLRLSRNFLQGNIPEGIDNLHNLNLLSIENNRLTGSIPMSVANISKLEVIAFTNNSLSGSLPNGLCNCLPLLKELYLSTNKLHGHMPTSLSNCSELQILSLSENEFDGPIHSEIGSLRNLQILYIGGNHFTGIIPQRIGNLVNLVKLSIEENQIIGCEIPKEISNLVDLEVFDIEFNSFSGSLSMEIFNISRDLTFLSVSLNPLKGMLPLSINWQLDKPIGNLINLQGISLSNNKLTEIIGDNLCKLHRLGVIYLGQNQLSGSLPNCLGNVTSLSEIYLGSNKLSSNIPASLGNFKDLIVLDLSSNNMGGSLPPEIGNLKAAIQIDLLQGSILDSMSNMVGLEFLDLSHNNISRTIPKSFEKLQYLKYFNVSYNKLYGEIPLWGSVQEPLKYRRGKIAPQQADSLSIATRKRISYYELLQATDALSESNLIGSGSFGSVYKGILRSGTTIAVKVFNL; via the exons ATGACTCATACCAACATCACCACTGATCAATTAGCTCTTCTTTCTTTGAAATCCCAAATTATATCAGATCCTTCTCATTTCTTGGATGAAAGTTGGTCGCGCGCTACTCCTCTTTGCCATTGGGTTGGAGTCACTTGTGGTTTTCGCCATCACAGAGTTAAGTCGTTGAATCTTTCCAACATGGCTCTTACGGGCAGAATTCCACAAGATTTTGGAAACCTCACATTTCTTGTTTCTCTTGACTTGGGAAGCAACAATTTCTATGGAAAATTGCCTCAAGAAATGACACGTTTGTGTCGGCTTAAGTTTCTTGATTTAAGTTTCAACAACTTCGGAGGAGAGGTTCCTGTCTGGTTTGGGTTTTTACACCAACTTCAATTTCTAAGTCTTTGGAATAATAGGTTCATTGGATCTATTCCCTCTTCATTTGCTAATATTTCCACACTTGAATCTCTCGACTTGAGATCCAATTCCATAGAGGGCCAGTTACCAAAAGAGATTGGAAACCTTAAAAACCTGAGGTTATTAGGATTTACTAAAAATAAGCTCACAGGTTCTATCCCTGTGTCACTCTCGAATGCCACAAGGTTGGAGACATTAAGACTCTCTCGCAATTTCCTTCAAGGAAACATCCCAGAAGGGATCGACAATCTTCACAACTTGAACCTTTTGTCCATAGAAAATAATCGGCTTACAGGTTCTATACCTATGTCAGTTGccaacatttctaaacttgaagTGATTGCATTTACCAACAATAGCTTATCAGGAAGTCTTCCCAATGGTTTATGCAATTGTCTTCCATTACTCAAAGAGCTTTATCTTTCCACAAACAAGCTTCATGGTCATATGCCTACAAGCTTGTCAAATTGTTCAGAACTTCAAATATTGTCTTTATCAGAAAATGAGTTTGATGGACCAATACATAGTGAAATTGGAAGTCTACGTAATTTGCAGATCTTGTATATCGGAGGTAACCATTTCACAG GGATAATTCCACAGAGAATTGGAAATCTTGTTAATTTGGTGAAATTAAGCATTGAGGAGAACCAGATTATCGGCT GTGAAATACCCAAAGAGATAAGCAATCTCGTTGACTTGGAGGTATTTGATATTGAGTTTAATAGTTTTAGTGGTTCACTTTCAATGGAGATCTTCAACATATCAAG AGATTTAACATTTCTTTCTGTATCTTTGAACCCATTAAAAGGCATGCTTCCACTTTCC ATCAATTGGCAACTTGATAAACCAATTGGCAATTTGATAAACCTTCAGGGTATCAGCTTGAGTAACAACAAACTTACAGAAATAATTGGAGATAATCTATGTAAATTGCACCGTTTGGGTGTTATTTACTTGGGTCAAAATCAACTTTCAGGATCACTTCCTAATTGTTTAGGCAATGTTACTTCCCTTAGTGAGATATATTTGGGTTCCAATAAATTGAGTTCCAATATACCAGCAAGCTTAGGGAACTTTAAGGATCTAATAGTTCTTGACTTATCATCAAATAACATGGGCGGTTCCTTACCTCCAGAAATTGGAAATCTAAAGGCTGCTATACAGATTGATCT GTTGCAAGGATCTATACTTGACTCAATGAGCAACATGGTAGGTTTAGAATTCCTAGACCTTTCTCATAATAATATATCACGAACTATTCCCAAGTCTTTTGAGAAACTTCAATACTTGAAGTATTTCAATGTCTCTTACAATAAGTTGTATGGTGAAATCCCCCTCTGGGGGTCCGTTCAAGAACCTCTCAA GTATAGACGAGGTAAAATAGCTCCTCAACAAGCTGATTCATTGTCTATTGCAACAAGAAAAAGAATTTCATATTATGAACTGCTCCAAGCAACTGATGCACTTAGCGAGAGTAATCTGATTGGTTCCGGGAGTTTTGGCTCTGTCTACAAAGGCATACTCAGAAGTGGGACTACTATTGCAGTTAAAGTGTTCAATCTATAA